One Catharus ustulatus isolate bCatUst1 chromosome 2, bCatUst1.pri.v2, whole genome shotgun sequence genomic window carries:
- the VSTM5 gene encoding V-set and transmembrane domain-containing protein 5 yields the protein MRALQGCRGRGVVVGTVTLCLAAGWALQTPGGVSLVVPQPNINATVAQNILLSVEYTCRGVATIEWKHVSSWGTTNIAEWRSGNYINISTVYKDRVTTFENGSIQLQNVGMRDAGYYFVTVTEEHGTNAYGTIVVNVYEIIYEDLHFVAVLFAFLAAVSAILICLMWLCNKSLHLFQKKTTHKLTASTTEEIELETIEC from the exons ATGAGAGCGCTGCAGGGCTGCCGAGGCCGGGGCGTCGTCGTGGGCACCGTCACCCTCTGCCTGGCCGCCGGGTGGGCTCTGCAGA CTCCTGGAGGAGTATCCTTAGTCGTCCCACAACCCAACATCAATGCAACAGTGGCACAAAACATCCTCCTCTCAGTTGAATACACTTGCAGAGGCGTGGCCACCATTGAGTGGAAGCATGTATCAAGCTGGGGCACCACCAACATTGCTGAGTGGAGAAGTGGGAATTACATCAACATATCCACGGTCTACAAGGACAGAGTGACTACTTTTGAAAATGGCTCTATACAGCTTCAGAATGTGGGCATGAGAGACGCTGGCTACTATTTCGTCACTGTAACAGAGGAGCATGGAACCAATGCCTACGGCACTATTGTAGTGAATGTTTATG AGATTATCTATGAAGATTTGCATTTTGTAGCAGTTCTCTTCGCATTTCTCGCTGCAGTATCTGCCATTCTAATCTGCTTAATGTGGCTGTGTAATAAATCTCTGCATCTATTTCAGAAGAAGACAACACACAAACTAACAG CAAGTACAACAGAAGAGATTGAACTGGAAACCATTGAGTGTTAG
- the LOC116992240 gene encoding high affinity choline transporter 1-like — MALNIPGLVSLTVFFTLTLATGIWASWKSRKDQQNRNPTEMAMVGGRNINVFIGLFTATATWVGGAYINSTAEIVYLPSKGLLWVQAPVGFALSLVIGGFFFVNPMRSKNYVTVMDPLQETYGNMMGTLLFIPPLLGEVFWFAAILASLGATMRVILDIGGALAITISACTVILYTLLGGLYSVAYTDVIQMVFITLSLWVCIPFALVNSATESIYYTATHQSHQNPWIGKIEKEYLGRWLDDFFYLVLGSIPWQTFFQRVLSAASTGQARLISYLSGLGCFAMAIPSVLIGAVAASTDWNQTSYGHPSPFERGESAMILPLVLQHLCPAYISITGLGAIAAAAMSSADSALLSTGSMFAHNIYRKILRKKASETEVLWAMRTSMLVFGAGAAGLAFYSSSVYDLWFLSGELVYALLFPQLCCALFAPSTNTYGSAAGFLVGLLLRLLAGEPALSIPPVIHYPACSLVNGTYSQLFPFKTFTVLLTLGTILAVSHLAKVLFQRNLLPRSWDVCNIVGGATIPISLQQVEKQERLPTTAL; from the exons ATGGCTCTAAATATACCAGGCTTAGTATCTCTGACTGTATTTTTTACGTTAACTTTAGCCACTGGAATTTGGGCttcttggaaaagcagaaaggacCAGCAGAACAGGAACCCAACAGAGATGGCCATGGTTGGAGGCAGGaatataaatgttttcattggATTGTTTACTGCAACAG CCACCTGGGTTGGAGGAGCATATATCAACAGCACAGCTGAAATTGTCTACCTGCCTTCAAAAGGATTACTGTGGGTCCAGGCACCTGTGGGATTTGCCTTGTCCCTTGTTATTG GTGGTTTCTTCTTTGTAAATCCAATGAGGTCAAAGAATTACGTGACTGTGATGGACCCTCTTCAAGAAACTTACGGGAACATGATGGGAACCTTACTCTTCATTCCACCACTACTAGGAGAGGTGTTCTGGTTTGCAGCTATCCTGGCATCCCTGG GAGCAACAATGAGGGTCATCCTGGATATTGGAGGGGCTTTGGCTATCACCATCTCGGCATGCACTGTCATATTGTACACTCTGCTGGGAGGCCTCTACTCTGTTGCCTACACCGATGTCATCCAGATGGTTTTCATTACCCTCAGCCTG TGGGTCTGCATCCCCTTTGCCCTGGTGAATTCTGCAACAGAAAGTATTTATTACACTGCAACCCATCAATCTCACCAGAACCCCTGGATTGGGAAGATAGAAAAAGAGTATCTTGGAAGGTGGCTGGATGACTTCTTCTACTTG GTGCTTGGGAGCATCCCGTGGCAGACTTTCTTCCAAAGGGTGCTCTCTGCTGCCTCGACAGGACAGGCAAGGCTCATCTCCTACCTCTCTGGACTGGGGTGCTTTGCAATGGCCATCCCCTCGGTGCTCATTGGGGCAGTTGCAGCATCAACAG actGGAATCAGACAAGCTACGGTCATCCAAGTCCATTCGAGAGAGGGGAGTCAGCAATGATACTACCACTTGTTTTACAACATCTCTGCCCAGCATACATCTCCATTACTGGTTTGGGAGCCATCGCTGCTGCTGCGATGTCTTCTGCAGATTCAGCTCTTCTCTCCACTGGCTCCATGTTCGCTCACAATATCTACAGGAAAATCCTGAGGAAAAAG GCTTCAGAGACAGAGGTGTTGTGGGCCATGAGGACCTCCATGTTggtgtttggggctggggctgctggtcTGGCTTTTTACTCCAGCTCTGTCTACGACCTCTGGTTCCTCAGCGGGGAGCTGGTGTACGCGctcctcttcccccagctctgctgtgccctcttTGCCCCCAGCACGAACACCTACGGATCAGCTGCTGGCTTCTTGGTGGGGCTCCTGCTGAGGCTACTGGCAGGGGAGcctgccctgagcatccccccTGTCATCCACTACCCAGCCTGCTCCCTGGTGAACGGGACCTACAGCCAGCTCTTCCCCTTTAAAACATTCACCGTGCTTCTCACCTTGGGCACAATCCTTGCTGTTTCACACCTGGCCAAGGTTTTGTTTCAGAGAAACCTCCTCCCTCGCAGCTGGGATGTTTGCAATATAGTGGGGGGAGCCACCATCCCCATCTCCTTGCAGCAGGTGGAGAAACAGGAGCGTTTGCCAACCACTGCACTGTAA